One Notolabrus celidotus isolate fNotCel1 chromosome 18, fNotCel1.pri, whole genome shotgun sequence DNA window includes the following coding sequences:
- the g6pca.1 gene encoding glucose-6-phosphatase a, catalytic subunit, tandem duplicate 1: MDLLHSWGVELAVHLQSKYSRYEGLFSLASTVADLHTAYFWFFPIWFHLRRDTGLRLIWVAVIGDWLNLVLKWVLFGERPYWWVHDTRFYGAGPTPALQQFPITCETGPGSPSGHAMGAAGVWYVMVTAILASATEKRCPPLLYKFLQGGLWSLMGLLLLVVCMSRIYMAAHFPHQVIAGIITGLLVAEVVSKKKSIYSASMNRYFFTTLFLTSFAVGFYVLLKALGVDLLWTMEKAQRWCVNPEWVLLDSTPFASLLRNMGTLFGLGLGLHSPLNTETKKTKTSTTFRMGCILVSLFLLHLLDGWTFSSKNLVTFYFLSFGKSAVALLIPTTLVPSALSWIFIVNREYKNL, encoded by the exons ATGGATCTTCTCCACAGCTGGGGGGTCGAGCTGGCGGTCCATTTGCAGTCCAAATACAGCAGGTACGAGGGCTTGTTCAGCCTGGCGTCGACAGTGGCGGATCTGCACACTGCGTACTTCTGGTTCTTCCCAATCTGGTTCCACCTGCGCAGAGACACGGGGCTCAGGCTCATCTGGGTGGCGGTGATCGGAGATTGGCTAAATCTGGTCCTGAAATG GgttctgtttggagagagaCCGTACTGGTGGGTCCATGACACCCGCTTTTATGGAGCAGGACCGACCCCTGCTCTGCAGCAGTTTCCCATCACATGTGAGACCGGACCAG GAAGCCCTTCAGGTCATGCTATGGGTGCAGCCGGGGTCTGGTATGTGATGGTAACAGCAATACTTGCTAGTGCAACAGAGAAGCGCTGCCCCCCTTTACTGTACaa ATTCTTGCAGGGGGGCCTGTGGAGTTTAATGGGTCTGTTATTGCTGGTGGTCTGCATGTCACGGATCTACATGGCTGCCCATTTTCCACACCAGGTCATTGCAGGAATCATAACAG GACTGCTTGTAGCCGAAGTTGTCTCCAAGAAAAAAAGCATCTACAGCGCCAGCATGAACAGATACTTCTTCACGACCCTCTTTTTGACCTCCTTCGCTGTGGGCTTCTACGTCCTGCTCAAAGCTCTTGGTGTAGACCTTCTCTGGACAATGGAAAAAGCCCAGAGGTGGTGTGTGAACCCTGAGTGGGTCCTCCTGGACAGCACACCCTTTGCCAGCCTCCTGCGTAACATGGGCACCTTGTTCGGCCTGGGTCTTGGACTGCACTCGCCCCTCAACACAGAGACcaagaagacaaaaacaagcacCACTTTCAGAATGGGGTGCATTCTTGTCTCCTTGTTTCTACTGCATCTGCTCGATGGATGGACGTTTTCTTCAAAAAATCTAGTGACAttttatttcctgtctttcGGTAAAAGTGCTGTTGCACTTTTAATCCCAACCACTCTGGTGCCCTCGGCTCTCAGCTGGATTTTTATCGTTAACAGAGAATACAAAAACTTGTGA
- the psme3 gene encoding proteasome activator complex subunit 3 isoform X2 — protein MSSLLKVDNEIKTKVDAFRERITSEAEDLVANFFPKKLLELDHFLKDPIINISDLKEIHSEINLTVPDPILLSNLHDGLEGQNAKKRKMEDGGDDKVTGTKVFVMPGGMMKSNGNLVDLIEKVKPEIRTLIEKCNTVKMWVQLLIPRIEDGNNFGVSIQEETVAELRTVEGEAASYLDQISRYYITRAKLVSKIAKYPHVEDYRRTVTEIDEKEYISLKIIVSELRNQYVTLHDMILKNIEKIKRPRSSNAEALY, from the exons ATGTCTTCACTCCTCAAAGTGGACAATGAAATTAAAACCAAG GTTGATGCTTTCAGGGAACGAATCACTTCAGAA gcaGAGGATCTAGTTGCTAATTTTTTCCCAAAGAAGTTACTGGAACTTGATCACTTCCTCAAG GATCCCATCATAAACATCAGTGATCTGAAGGAGATCCACTCTGAGATCAACCTCACCGTGCCAGACCCCATCCTGCTCTCAAACCTGCATGACGGACTAGAAGGG CAAAATGCCAAAAAGAGGAAGATGGAAGATGGAGGGGATGATAAGG tGACTGGCACCAAGGTCTTCGTCATGCCTGGTGGGATGATGAAGAGCAATGGGAACCTTGTTGATCTTATTGAAAAGGTCAAACCAGAGATCAGGACGCTCATAGAGAAATGTAACACA GTCAAAATGTGGGTTCAGCTGCTCATCCCCAGGATAGAGGATGGAAACAACTTCGGTGTGTCCATTCAGGAGGAGACGGTAGCTGAACTCAGAACAGTGGAAGGGGAGGCGGCATCCTACCTCGATCAGATTTCAAG ATACTACATCACACGGGCAAAGCTGGTTTCTAAAATAGCAAAATATCCACATGTG GAGGACTATCGGCGCACAGTAACCGAGATTGATGAGAAGGAATACATCAGTCTGAAGATCATAGTTTCGGAGCTTCGAAATCAATAC GTCACGTTACACGACATGATCCTGAAGAACATCGAGAAGATCAAGAGGCCACGGAGCAGTAACGCCGAGGCGTTGTACTGA
- the psme3 gene encoding proteasome activator complex subunit 3 isoform X1 codes for MSSLLKVDNEIKTKVDAFRERITSEAEDLVANFFPKKLLELDHFLKLHSFLQDPIINISDLKEIHSEINLTVPDPILLSNLHDGLEGQNAKKRKMEDGGDDKVTGTKVFVMPGGMMKSNGNLVDLIEKVKPEIRTLIEKCNTVKMWVQLLIPRIEDGNNFGVSIQEETVAELRTVEGEAASYLDQISRYYITRAKLVSKIAKYPHVEDYRRTVTEIDEKEYISLKIIVSELRNQYVTLHDMILKNIEKIKRPRSSNAEALY; via the exons ATGTCTTCACTCCTCAAAGTGGACAATGAAATTAAAACCAAG GTTGATGCTTTCAGGGAACGAATCACTTCAGAA gcaGAGGATCTAGTTGCTAATTTTTTCCCAAAGAAGTTACTGGAACTTGATCACTTCCTCAAG CTTCATTCGTTTTTACAGGATCCCATCATAAACATCAGTGATCTGAAGGAGATCCACTCTGAGATCAACCTCACCGTGCCAGACCCCATCCTGCTCTCAAACCTGCATGACGGACTAGAAGGG CAAAATGCCAAAAAGAGGAAGATGGAAGATGGAGGGGATGATAAGG tGACTGGCACCAAGGTCTTCGTCATGCCTGGTGGGATGATGAAGAGCAATGGGAACCTTGTTGATCTTATTGAAAAGGTCAAACCAGAGATCAGGACGCTCATAGAGAAATGTAACACA GTCAAAATGTGGGTTCAGCTGCTCATCCCCAGGATAGAGGATGGAAACAACTTCGGTGTGTCCATTCAGGAGGAGACGGTAGCTGAACTCAGAACAGTGGAAGGGGAGGCGGCATCCTACCTCGATCAGATTTCAAG ATACTACATCACACGGGCAAAGCTGGTTTCTAAAATAGCAAAATATCCACATGTG GAGGACTATCGGCGCACAGTAACCGAGATTGATGAGAAGGAATACATCAGTCTGAAGATCATAGTTTCGGAGCTTCGAAATCAATAC GTCACGTTACACGACATGATCCTGAAGAACATCGAGAAGATCAAGAGGCCACGGAGCAGTAACGCCGAGGCGTTGTACTGA
- the nbr1a gene encoding NBR1 autophagy cargo receptor a isoform X1, protein MGLPVTIKVNFRGNVKRFLAQDLDKLEWESVEAWIKASFGINHFQVKYFDEDNEEICINSQDEYEEAIKSAEKQGNQLHMNVYKMKGQACGGPLKTEVKELKGDLRPAPPYPSRVKTVDKGTQVTPEREAVTVKDNKGNKPEDEPPPMWFRSYMEKFKDEVVKEVVERMCSDFSGQCCTHKASDGPLEAIGAAGGPIGPRPGPSTSNGSLGYTPNCSSCNKLTSEGAYKCSVCPSCILCEMCRHSHDPSHNLVRTKTPLSIPEHGMSGELRFPRRGDRTVRKAERQRLKAERRQLRAEVKEIKKKLRLEKRGLQWSGPSTSGRANLTNTASASTQVPAPPPPAASETASGPAPAQGPIPAPVPDPQASSPEGPGVSHTSLMPTMAALFLDENLPDGTRLEPGTKFIKYWKMRNSGTISWTSETKLVFMWGNLGLASEERREVPVPLLLPGQVGVVSVAFVAPVMEGTYTSHWRLAHCGCQFGPRVWCSIVVDPGDSRNTLGHQSKRLKEEVKPAEKKKEVRSKDSGPSFAVDLNHEDLYFPSVDLLTAQDLLSFELLDINIVQELEKVPNNTPVALTPCISPLPHDALLSEKSITTQTKDDAEVTGVRKLFGVKLRQQREQPEPVAQEEDREEEISGAQFLCETVIRSLTLEEAPDHRPLRRAQHSSLKPKVVSRGSSFRSEKPVDVEKTERVQEVKETICAVRLESSFLPPNSGLNQINGDEETNPVCLLEPASENLQISSPPDKEDEEVMVLNEMQSMRGPEEEREGGGNKGEDWEEVSSQTSSVSSCDDYIIVLPDCFDTSRPLGESMYSSAMSQPDTNAAAAAAAVTSADPDVEEEEEEEEEEEEEKEEEGESEPDAVAPLRERQETTEEEEEEEEEGDEEDTPVNTWLPILPPPIHSSVNQMLCASQTLDATTLTPEVVPPPVLPEPLLPPPALYSPRSEALYLAEDPSPPACDPYEPPQPRVHLNVSSGGLSRSAGSASSAFETYNPRPSNALQPRGQGGITEGFVKGALSVAASAYKALFTGPNCSIQRGIDPATRQDPSMMAMLLEMGFRDQRLNQRLLRKHGYSLLHTVNELVQMAEDSQSKAISTLH, encoded by the exons ATGGGGCTGCCTGTCACTATTAAAGTCAACTTCCGGGGGAACGTGAAGAGATTCCTGGCTCAGGATCTGGACAAACTGGAGTGGGAATCCGTGGAAGCCTGG aTCAAAGCTTCTTTTGGGATCAACCATTTCCAAGTGAAATACTTTGACGAGGATAATGAGGAG ATTTGCATAAACAGTCAAG atgAATATGAAGAAGCCATCAAG AGTGCAGAGAAACAGGGGAACCAGCTCCACATGAACGTGTACAAGATGAAAGGGCAGGCCTGTGGAGGCCCTCTGAAGACGGAGGTGAAGGAGCTGAAAGGAGACCTCCGGCCTGCTCCTCCCTATCCATCCAGGGTCAAAACTGTGGACAAAGGCACACAGGTCACCCCGGAGAGAGAAGCT GTCACAGTGAAGGACAACAAGGGGAACAAACCAGAAGACGAGCCTCCTCCAATGTGGTTCAGATCATACATGGAGAAG TTTAAAGACGAGGTGGtgaaggaggtggtggagaGGATGTGCAGTGACTTCTCGGGCCAGTGTTGTACCCACAAAGCTTCTGATGGGCCCCTCGAGGCCATTGGGGCTGCTGGTGGCCCCATTGGACCCAGGCCCGGCCCCTCCACCTCAAACGGCTCTCTTGGCTACACCCCAAACTGCAGCAGCTGCAACAAACTCACCTCTGAAGGGGCCTATAAGTGCAG TGTGTGCCCGTCCTGCATCCTGTGTGAGATGTGCCGACACAGCCATGACCCCAGCCACAACCTCGTGAGAACCAAGACACCTCTCTCCATCCCTGAGCATGGAATGTCGGGAGAGTTGAG GTTTCCGAGGCGAGGAGACAGGACAGTGCGCAAGGCCGAGCGACAGCGCCTCAAAGCTGAAAGGAGGCAGCTCAGAGCTGAAGTAAAGGAAATCAAGAAGAAACTGAGACTGGAGAAGAGGGGGCTGCAGTGGAGCGGGCCCTCTACCTCAGGCAGAGCCAACCTGACAAACACGGCCTCCGCATCCACCCAGGTTCCAGCTCCGCCCCCTCCCGCTGCCTCAGAAACAGCCTCAGGTCCAGCACCAGCCCAAGGTCCCATCCCTGCCCCGGTCCCCGACCCCCAGGCCTCCAGTCCAGA GGGTCCTGGGGTCTCGCACACGTCCTTGATGCCCACTATGGCTGCGTTGTTTCTGGATGAAAATCTGCCGGACGGCACCCGTCTGGAGCCTGGAACCAAGTTCATCAAATACTGGAAGATGAGGAACTCGGGCACTATCAGCTGGACCTCAGAGACTAAG CTAGTGTTCATGTGGGGGAACCTCGGCCTGGcgtcagaggagaggagggaggtgcCGGTCCCCCTGCTGCTGCCCGGACAGGTGGGAGTGGTCAGTGTGGCCTTTGTGGCTCCTGTGATGGAGGGGACGTACACCTCCCACTGGCGGCTGGCGCACTGCGGGTGTCAGTTTGGCCCGCGTGTCTGGTGCAGCATCGTGGTCGACCCCGGCGACAGCCGCAACACACTCGGGCATCAGAGCAAACGACTG aaagaggaggtgaagccagcagagaagaagaaggaggtcaGGTCTAAGGACAGCGGCCCCAGCTTTGCTGTAGACCTGAACCACGAAGACCTGTACTTCCCGTCAGTCGACCTGCTGACTGCACAG gATCTGCTGTCTTTTGAGTTGTTGGATATAAATATTGTTCAGGAGTTGGAGAAGGTTCCAAACAACACACCTGTGG CTTTGACACCATGCATATCCCCTCTGCCCCATGATGCACTGCTGTCAGAGAAGAGCATCACGACTCAGACGAAAGACGACGCCGAGGTCACAGGGGTCAGGAAACTTTTTG GAGTGAAGCTGAGGCAGCAGAGGGAGCAGCCGGAGCCTGTAGCCCAGGAGGAGGACCGGGAGGAGGAGATCAGTGGAGCTCAGTTCCTTTGTGAGACTGTCATCCGCTCCCTCACCTTAGAGGAAGCCCCCGATCACAGACCCCTGCGCAGAGCCCAGCACAGCAGCCTCAAACCAAAGG TTGTCTCCCGGGGCTCCAGCTTCCGCTCTGAGAAACCCGTCGATGttgagaagacagagagagtgcaAGAAGTGAAAGAGACGATCTGTGCCGTCAGACTCGAGAGTTCATTTCTGCCGCCGAACAGCGGGCTCAACCAGATCAACGGGGACGAGGAGACGAATCCAG TTTGTCTGCTGGAACCGGCGAGTGAAAACCTGCAGATCAGCTCGCCTCCTGATAAAGAGGACGAAGAGGTCATGGTCTTGAATGAGATGCAGAGCATGAGGGGgcctgaagaagagagagaggggggtggcAACAAAGGGGAAGACTGGGAAGAG GTCAGCAGCCAAacctcctccgtctcctcctgcGACGATTACATCATCGTCCTCCCAGACTGCTTCGACACCAGCCGGCCTCTGGGTGAGTCCATGTACAGCTCCGCCATGTCACAACCCGAcactaatgctgctgctgctgctgctgctgtgacctCAGCTGATCCAgatgtagaggaggaggaggaagaggaggaggaggaggaagaagagaaagaggaggagggggagtcaGAGCCTGACGCTGTGGCTCCActgagagagaggcaggaaacaacagaggaggaagaggaggaggaggaggagggcgatGAAGAGGACACACCGGTGAACACCTGGCTTCCAATCCTCCCTCCGCCTATCCACAGCAGCGTGAACCAGATGCTGtgtgcctcccagaccctggaCGCCACAACGCTCACCCCTGAAGTGGTGCCACCGCCTGTGCTGCCCGAACCTCTGCTTCCCCCACCGGCTCTCTACTCACCCAG GTCTGAAGCACTGTACCTGGCCGAAGACCCCAGTCCTCCAGCCTGTGACCCGTACGAGCCCCCCCAGCCGAGGGTCCACCTGAACG TATCATCTGGTGGTCTGTCCAGATCAGCAGGCTCAGCATCCAGTGCCTTTGAGACATATAACCCCAGACCCAGCAACGCTTTGCAGCCAAG GGGCCAAGGAGGCATCACAGAGGGGTTCGTCAAGGGGGCCCTTTCTGTGGCAGCATCCGCTTATAAAGCCCTCTTCACTGGACCAAACTGTTCAATACAG cgagGCATCGACCCGGCCACCCGACAGGACCCTTCCATGATGGCGATGCTGCTTGAGATGGGCTTCAGAGACCAGCGGCTCAACCAGCGGCTGCTGAGGAAGCACGGCTACAGCCTGCTGCACACCGTCAACGAGCTGGTGCAGATGGCCGAGGACAGCCAGAGCAAAGCCATCAGCACTCTGCACTGA
- the nbr1a gene encoding NBR1 autophagy cargo receptor a isoform X2, with translation MGLPVTIKVNFRGNVKRFLAQDLDKLEWESVEAWIKASFGINHFQVKYFDEDNEEICINSQDEYEEAIKSAEKQGNQLHMNVYKMKGQACGGPLKTEVKELKGDLRPAPPYPSRVKTVDKGTQVTPEREAVTVKDNKGNKPEDEPPPMWFRSYMEKFKDEVVKEVVERMCSDFSGQCCTHKASDGPLEAIGAAGGPIGPRPGPSTSNGSLGYTPNCSSCNKLTSEGAYKCSVCPSCILCEMCRHSHDPSHNLVRTKTPLSIPEHGMSGELRFPRRGDRTVRKAERQRLKAERRQLRAEVKEIKKKLRLEKRGLQWSGPSTSGRANLTNTASASTQVPAPPPPAASETASGPAPAQGPIPAPVPDPQASSPEGPGVSHTSLMPTMAALFLDENLPDGTRLEPGTKFIKYWKMRNSGTISWTSETKLVFMWGNLGLASEERREVPVPLLLPGQVGVVSVAFVAPVMEGTYTSHWRLAHCGCQFGPRVWCSIVVDPGDSRNTLGHQSKRLKEEVKPAEKKKEVRSKDSGPSFAVDLNHEDLYFPSVDLLTAQDLLSFELLDINIVQELEKVPNNTPVALTPCISPLPHDALLSEKSITTQTKDDAEVTGVRKLFGVKLRQQREQPEPVAQEEDREEEISGAQFLCETVIRSLTLEEAPDHRPLRRAQHSSLKPKVVSRGSSFRSEKPVDVEKTERVQEVKETICAVRLESSFLPPNSGLNQINGDEETNPVCLLEPASENLQISSPPDKEDEEVMVLNEMQSMRGPEEEREGGGNKGEDWEEVSSQTSSVSSCDDYIIVLPDCFDTSRPLGESMYSSAMSQPDTNAAAAAAAVTSADPDVEEEEEEEEEEEEEKEEEGESEPDAVAPLRERQETTEEEEEEEEEGDEEDTPVNTWLPILPPPIHSSVNQMLCASQTLDATTLTPEVVPPPVLPEPLLPPPALYSPRSEALYLAEDPSPPACDPYEPPQPRVHLNVSSGGLSRSAGSASSAFETYNPRPSNALQPRRHHRGVRQGGPFCGSIRL, from the exons ATGGGGCTGCCTGTCACTATTAAAGTCAACTTCCGGGGGAACGTGAAGAGATTCCTGGCTCAGGATCTGGACAAACTGGAGTGGGAATCCGTGGAAGCCTGG aTCAAAGCTTCTTTTGGGATCAACCATTTCCAAGTGAAATACTTTGACGAGGATAATGAGGAG ATTTGCATAAACAGTCAAG atgAATATGAAGAAGCCATCAAG AGTGCAGAGAAACAGGGGAACCAGCTCCACATGAACGTGTACAAGATGAAAGGGCAGGCCTGTGGAGGCCCTCTGAAGACGGAGGTGAAGGAGCTGAAAGGAGACCTCCGGCCTGCTCCTCCCTATCCATCCAGGGTCAAAACTGTGGACAAAGGCACACAGGTCACCCCGGAGAGAGAAGCT GTCACAGTGAAGGACAACAAGGGGAACAAACCAGAAGACGAGCCTCCTCCAATGTGGTTCAGATCATACATGGAGAAG TTTAAAGACGAGGTGGtgaaggaggtggtggagaGGATGTGCAGTGACTTCTCGGGCCAGTGTTGTACCCACAAAGCTTCTGATGGGCCCCTCGAGGCCATTGGGGCTGCTGGTGGCCCCATTGGACCCAGGCCCGGCCCCTCCACCTCAAACGGCTCTCTTGGCTACACCCCAAACTGCAGCAGCTGCAACAAACTCACCTCTGAAGGGGCCTATAAGTGCAG TGTGTGCCCGTCCTGCATCCTGTGTGAGATGTGCCGACACAGCCATGACCCCAGCCACAACCTCGTGAGAACCAAGACACCTCTCTCCATCCCTGAGCATGGAATGTCGGGAGAGTTGAG GTTTCCGAGGCGAGGAGACAGGACAGTGCGCAAGGCCGAGCGACAGCGCCTCAAAGCTGAAAGGAGGCAGCTCAGAGCTGAAGTAAAGGAAATCAAGAAGAAACTGAGACTGGAGAAGAGGGGGCTGCAGTGGAGCGGGCCCTCTACCTCAGGCAGAGCCAACCTGACAAACACGGCCTCCGCATCCACCCAGGTTCCAGCTCCGCCCCCTCCCGCTGCCTCAGAAACAGCCTCAGGTCCAGCACCAGCCCAAGGTCCCATCCCTGCCCCGGTCCCCGACCCCCAGGCCTCCAGTCCAGA GGGTCCTGGGGTCTCGCACACGTCCTTGATGCCCACTATGGCTGCGTTGTTTCTGGATGAAAATCTGCCGGACGGCACCCGTCTGGAGCCTGGAACCAAGTTCATCAAATACTGGAAGATGAGGAACTCGGGCACTATCAGCTGGACCTCAGAGACTAAG CTAGTGTTCATGTGGGGGAACCTCGGCCTGGcgtcagaggagaggagggaggtgcCGGTCCCCCTGCTGCTGCCCGGACAGGTGGGAGTGGTCAGTGTGGCCTTTGTGGCTCCTGTGATGGAGGGGACGTACACCTCCCACTGGCGGCTGGCGCACTGCGGGTGTCAGTTTGGCCCGCGTGTCTGGTGCAGCATCGTGGTCGACCCCGGCGACAGCCGCAACACACTCGGGCATCAGAGCAAACGACTG aaagaggaggtgaagccagcagagaagaagaaggaggtcaGGTCTAAGGACAGCGGCCCCAGCTTTGCTGTAGACCTGAACCACGAAGACCTGTACTTCCCGTCAGTCGACCTGCTGACTGCACAG gATCTGCTGTCTTTTGAGTTGTTGGATATAAATATTGTTCAGGAGTTGGAGAAGGTTCCAAACAACACACCTGTGG CTTTGACACCATGCATATCCCCTCTGCCCCATGATGCACTGCTGTCAGAGAAGAGCATCACGACTCAGACGAAAGACGACGCCGAGGTCACAGGGGTCAGGAAACTTTTTG GAGTGAAGCTGAGGCAGCAGAGGGAGCAGCCGGAGCCTGTAGCCCAGGAGGAGGACCGGGAGGAGGAGATCAGTGGAGCTCAGTTCCTTTGTGAGACTGTCATCCGCTCCCTCACCTTAGAGGAAGCCCCCGATCACAGACCCCTGCGCAGAGCCCAGCACAGCAGCCTCAAACCAAAGG TTGTCTCCCGGGGCTCCAGCTTCCGCTCTGAGAAACCCGTCGATGttgagaagacagagagagtgcaAGAAGTGAAAGAGACGATCTGTGCCGTCAGACTCGAGAGTTCATTTCTGCCGCCGAACAGCGGGCTCAACCAGATCAACGGGGACGAGGAGACGAATCCAG TTTGTCTGCTGGAACCGGCGAGTGAAAACCTGCAGATCAGCTCGCCTCCTGATAAAGAGGACGAAGAGGTCATGGTCTTGAATGAGATGCAGAGCATGAGGGGgcctgaagaagagagagaggggggtggcAACAAAGGGGAAGACTGGGAAGAG GTCAGCAGCCAAacctcctccgtctcctcctgcGACGATTACATCATCGTCCTCCCAGACTGCTTCGACACCAGCCGGCCTCTGGGTGAGTCCATGTACAGCTCCGCCATGTCACAACCCGAcactaatgctgctgctgctgctgctgctgtgacctCAGCTGATCCAgatgtagaggaggaggaggaagaggaggaggaggaggaagaagagaaagaggaggagggggagtcaGAGCCTGACGCTGTGGCTCCActgagagagaggcaggaaacaacagaggaggaagaggaggaggaggaggagggcgatGAAGAGGACACACCGGTGAACACCTGGCTTCCAATCCTCCCTCCGCCTATCCACAGCAGCGTGAACCAGATGCTGtgtgcctcccagaccctggaCGCCACAACGCTCACCCCTGAAGTGGTGCCACCGCCTGTGCTGCCCGAACCTCTGCTTCCCCCACCGGCTCTCTACTCACCCAG GTCTGAAGCACTGTACCTGGCCGAAGACCCCAGTCCTCCAGCCTGTGACCCGTACGAGCCCCCCCAGCCGAGGGTCCACCTGAACG TATCATCTGGTGGTCTGTCCAGATCAGCAGGCTCAGCATCCAGTGCCTTTGAGACATATAACCCCAGACCCAGCAACGCTTTGCAGCCAAG GAGGCATCACAGAGGGGTTCGTCAAGGGGGCCCTTTCTGTGGCAGCATCCGCTTATAA